The following proteins come from a genomic window of Paramisgurnus dabryanus chromosome 19, PD_genome_1.1, whole genome shotgun sequence:
- the ago4 gene encoding protein argonaute-4 isoform X1 produces MEALGPGPPAPTSLFQPPRRPGLGTVGKPIRLLANHFQVQIPKIDVYHYDIDIKPEKRPRRVNREVVDTMVRHFKMQIFGDRQPGYDGKRNMYTAHPLPIGRDRVDLEVTLPGEGKDQTFKVSLQWVSVVSLQMLLEALSGHLNEVPEDSVQALDVITRHLPSMRYTPVGRSFFSPPEGYYHPLGGGREVWFGFHQSVRPAMWNMMLNIDVSATAFYRAQPVIEFMCEVLDIQNINEQTKPLTDSQRVKFTKEIRGLKVEVTHCGQMKRKYRVCNVTRRPASHQTFPLQLENGQAMECTVAQYFKQKYSLQLKYPHLPCLQVGQEQKHTYLPLEVCNIVAGQRCIKKLTDNQTSTMIKATARSAPDRQEEISRLVKSNSMVGGPDPYLKEFGIVVHNDMTEVTGRVLPAPMLQYGGRVSTDTGRDCSRGLSPQNKTVATPNQGVWDMRGKQFYAGIEIKVWAVACFAPQKQCREDLLKSFTDQLRKISKDAGMPIQGQPCFCKYAQGADSVEPMFKHLKMSYVGLQLIVVILPGKTPVYAEVKRVGDTLLGMATQCVQVKNVVKTSPQTLSNLCLKINAKLGGINNVLVPHQRPSVFQQPVIFLGADVTHPPAGDGKKPSIAAVVGSMDGHPSRYCATVRVQTSRQDLSQEQLFSQEVIQDLTNMVRELLIQFYKSTRFKPTRIIYYRGGVSEGQMKQVAWPELIAIRKACISLEEDYRPGITYIVVQKRHHTRLFCSDKAERVGKSGNVPAGTTVDSTITHPSEFDFYLCSHAGIQGTSRPSHYHVLWDDNCFTADELQLLTYQLCHTYVRCTRSVSIPAPAYYARLVAFRARYHLVDKDHDSAEGSHVSGQSNGRDPQALAKAVQIHYDTQHTMYFA; encoded by the exons ATGGAAGCGCTCGGACCCG GCCCGCCTGCCCCTACCTCTCTCTTCCAGCCACCACGCCGGCCCGGCTTGGGTACGGTGGGGAAGCCGATTCGCCTGCTGGCCAATCACTTCCAGGTGCAGATCCCCAAGATTGACGTCTACCATTATGACATCGACATTAAGCCAGAAAAGCGACCTCGCAGGGTCAACAG AGAGGTCGTGGACACAATGGTCAGACATTTTAAGATGCAGATCTTTGGGGACCGGCAGCCTGGTTATGATGGCAAGAGGAACATGTACACGGCTCATCCGCTTCCCATCGGAAGAGACCGG GTGGATCTGGAGGTGACGTTGCCAGGTGAGGGGAAGGATCAGACCTTCAAGGTGTCTCTGCAGTGGGTTTCAGTTGTAAGTCTGCAGATGCTCCTGGAAGCTCTGTCCGGGCACCTGAACGAGGTTCCAGAGGATTCCGTACAGGCGCTGGATGTCATCACTCGCCATCTCCCCTCCATGCG GTACACTCCAGTGGGTCGCTCCTTTTTCTCTCCACCAGAAGGTTACTATCACCCACTGGGCGGTGGGAGAGAGGTGTGGTTCGGGTTCCATCAGTCCGTCCGTCCAGCAATGTGGAACATGATGCTCAACATTGATG TGTCGGCCACGGCCTTCTACCGAGCCCAGCCTGTCATCGAGTTCATGTGTGAGGTCTTGGACATCCAGAACATCAACGAGCAGACCAAGCCCCTTACAGATTCGCAACGTGTCAAGTTCACCAAGGAGATCcgag gACTGAAAGTGGAGGTCACACACTGTGGTCAGATGAAGAGGAAGTACCGTGTGTGCAATGTCACACGTCGCCCAGCCAGCCATCAGAC ATTTCCTTTGCAGCTTGAGAACGGACAAGCTATGGAGTGCACAGTCGCTCAGTATTTCAAACAAAAGTACAGCCTGCAGCTCAAATACCCCCATCTGCCCTGCCTCCAGGTGGGGCAGGAACAGAAGCACACCTACCTGCCCCTTGAA gtttgtaacatagTTGCAGGACAGCGCTGCATAAAGAAACTAACAGATAATCAGACCTCAACTATGATCAAAGCTACGGCCCGCTCAGCCCCAGACCGACAGGAAGAGATCAGCAGACTG GTCAAAAGCAACAGCATGGTGGGCGGGCCCGACCCTTACCTGAAAGAATTTGGCATCGTGGTACATAATGACATGACAGAGGTGACTGGGCGGGTACTCCCAGCGCCCATGCTTCAATATGGGGGCCGGGTGAGTACAGACACTGGGAGGGACTGTAGCAGG GGACTCTCTCCCCAGAACAAGACGGTGGCAACACCCAACCAGGGTGTCTGGGACATGAGGGGAAAGCAGTTTTACGCGGGTATTGAGATCAAGGTGTGGGCTGTGGCCTGCTTCGCCCCTCAAAAACAATGCAGAGAGGATCTTCTCAA GAGTTTCACCGACCAGCTTCGCAAGATTTCCAAGGATGCAGGGATGCCCATCCAAGGCCAGCCCTGCTTCTGCAAGTACGCCCAGGGGGCAGACAGTGTTGAGCCCATGTTCAAACATCTAAAGATGTCTTACGTGGGTCTACAGCTCATTGTGGTCATTCTGCCTGGGAAAACACCCGTCTATG CGGAGGTCAAACGTGTGGGAGATACTCTTTTGGGAATGGCCACTCAGTGCGTGCAGGTGAAGAACGTGGTGAAGACCTCTCCTCAGACTTTGTCCAATCTCTGCCTCAAGATCAACGCCAAACTGGGAGGAATCAACAACGTGCTGGTGCCACATCAAAG GCCCTCGGTGTTCCAGCAGCCGGTCATCTTCCTAGGGGCAGACGTCACTCACCCCCCAGCGGGCGATGGGAAGAAGCCATCCATCGCGGCTGTGGTAGGAAGCATGGACGGCCACCCCAGTCGCTACTGTGCCACTGTGCGGGTGCAGACCTCACGCCAGGACCTGTCACAGGAACAGCTTTTCAGCCAGGAGGTCATCCAGGACCTTACGAACATGGTGCGAGAGCTGCTCATTCAGTTCTACAAGTCGACCCGCTTTAAGCCGACACGCATAATCTATTACCGTGGAGGAGTGTCTGAGGGACAGATGAAGCAG GTTGCGTGGCCGGAGCTGATAGCCATCAGGAAAGCATGCATCAGCCTAGAGGAGGACTACAGGCCGGGAATCACCTATATTGTAGTGCAGAAACGGCATCACACTCGACTGTTTTGCTCTGACAAAGCCGAGCGG GTGGGAAAGAGTGGCAATGTCCCAGCAGGCACTACGGTAGACAGCACCATCACACACCCCTCAGAGTTTGACTTTTATCTTTGCAGCCACGCTGGTATCCAG GGCACAAGCCGCCCCTCTCACTATCACGTCTTGTGGGATGACAACTGTTTTACGGCCGACGAACTCCAGCTCTTGACTTACCAGCTGTGCCACACCTACGTGCGCTGCACTCGCTCCGTCTCTATCCCTGCACCAGCCTACTATGCTCGGCTTGTGGCATTCCGTGCCCGCTACCACTTAGTGGACAAAGACCAtgacag TGCCGAGGGCAGTCACGTATCAGGACAGAGTAACGGCCGAGACCCTCAGGCCCTGGCTAAGGCGGTCCAGATTCACTATGACACCCAGCACACCATGTACTTCGCCTGA
- the ago4 gene encoding protein argonaute-4 isoform X4, translated as MEALGPGPPAPTSLFQPPRRPGLGTVGKPIRLLANHFQVQIPKIDVYHYDIDIKPEKRPRRVNREVVDTMVRHFKMQIFGDRQPGYDGKRNMYTAHPLPIGRDRVDLEVTLPGEGKDQTFKVSLQWVSVVSLQMLLEALSGHLNEVPEDSVQALDVITRHLPSMRYTPVGRSFFSPPEGYYHPLGGGREVWFGFHQSVRPAMWNMMLNIDVSATAFYRAQPVIEFMCEVLDIQNINEQTKPLTDSQRVKFTKEIRGLKVEVTHCGQMKRKYRVCNVTRRPASHQTFPLQLENGQAMECTVAQYFKQKYSLQLKYPHLPCLQVGQEQKHTYLPLEVCNIVAGQRCIKKLTDNQTSTMIKATARSAPDRQEEISRLVKSNSMVGGPDPYLKEFGIVVHNDMTEVTGRVLPAPMLQYGGRNKTVATPNQGVWDMRGKQFYAGIEIKVWAVACFAPQKQCREDLLKSFTDQLRKISKDAGMPIQGQPCFCKYAQGADSVEPMFKHLKMSYVGLQLIVVILPGKTPVYAEVKRVGDTLLGMATQCVQVKNVVKTSPQTLSNLCLKINAKLGGINNVLVPHQRPSVFQQPVIFLGADVTHPPAGDGKKPSIAAVVGSMDGHPSRYCATVRVQTSRQDLSQEQLFSQEVIQDLTNMVRELLIQFYKSTRFKPTRIIYYRGGVSEGQMKQVAWPELIAIRKACISLEEDYRPGITYIVVQKRHHTRLFCSDKAERVGKSGNVPAGTTVDSTITHPSEFDFYLCSHAGIQGTSRPSHYHVLWDDNCFTADELQLLTYQLCHTYVRCTRSVSIPAPAYYARLVAFRARYHLVDKDHDSAEGSHVSGQSNGRDPQALAKAVQIHYDTQHTMYFA; from the exons ATGGAAGCGCTCGGACCCG GCCCGCCTGCCCCTACCTCTCTCTTCCAGCCACCACGCCGGCCCGGCTTGGGTACGGTGGGGAAGCCGATTCGCCTGCTGGCCAATCACTTCCAGGTGCAGATCCCCAAGATTGACGTCTACCATTATGACATCGACATTAAGCCAGAAAAGCGACCTCGCAGGGTCAACAG AGAGGTCGTGGACACAATGGTCAGACATTTTAAGATGCAGATCTTTGGGGACCGGCAGCCTGGTTATGATGGCAAGAGGAACATGTACACGGCTCATCCGCTTCCCATCGGAAGAGACCGG GTGGATCTGGAGGTGACGTTGCCAGGTGAGGGGAAGGATCAGACCTTCAAGGTGTCTCTGCAGTGGGTTTCAGTTGTAAGTCTGCAGATGCTCCTGGAAGCTCTGTCCGGGCACCTGAACGAGGTTCCAGAGGATTCCGTACAGGCGCTGGATGTCATCACTCGCCATCTCCCCTCCATGCG GTACACTCCAGTGGGTCGCTCCTTTTTCTCTCCACCAGAAGGTTACTATCACCCACTGGGCGGTGGGAGAGAGGTGTGGTTCGGGTTCCATCAGTCCGTCCGTCCAGCAATGTGGAACATGATGCTCAACATTGATG TGTCGGCCACGGCCTTCTACCGAGCCCAGCCTGTCATCGAGTTCATGTGTGAGGTCTTGGACATCCAGAACATCAACGAGCAGACCAAGCCCCTTACAGATTCGCAACGTGTCAAGTTCACCAAGGAGATCcgag gACTGAAAGTGGAGGTCACACACTGTGGTCAGATGAAGAGGAAGTACCGTGTGTGCAATGTCACACGTCGCCCAGCCAGCCATCAGAC ATTTCCTTTGCAGCTTGAGAACGGACAAGCTATGGAGTGCACAGTCGCTCAGTATTTCAAACAAAAGTACAGCCTGCAGCTCAAATACCCCCATCTGCCCTGCCTCCAGGTGGGGCAGGAACAGAAGCACACCTACCTGCCCCTTGAA gtttgtaacatagTTGCAGGACAGCGCTGCATAAAGAAACTAACAGATAATCAGACCTCAACTATGATCAAAGCTACGGCCCGCTCAGCCCCAGACCGACAGGAAGAGATCAGCAGACTG GTCAAAAGCAACAGCATGGTGGGCGGGCCCGACCCTTACCTGAAAGAATTTGGCATCGTGGTACATAATGACATGACAGAGGTGACTGGGCGGGTACTCCCAGCGCCCATGCTTCAATATGGGGGCCGG AACAAGACGGTGGCAACACCCAACCAGGGTGTCTGGGACATGAGGGGAAAGCAGTTTTACGCGGGTATTGAGATCAAGGTGTGGGCTGTGGCCTGCTTCGCCCCTCAAAAACAATGCAGAGAGGATCTTCTCAA GAGTTTCACCGACCAGCTTCGCAAGATTTCCAAGGATGCAGGGATGCCCATCCAAGGCCAGCCCTGCTTCTGCAAGTACGCCCAGGGGGCAGACAGTGTTGAGCCCATGTTCAAACATCTAAAGATGTCTTACGTGGGTCTACAGCTCATTGTGGTCATTCTGCCTGGGAAAACACCCGTCTATG CGGAGGTCAAACGTGTGGGAGATACTCTTTTGGGAATGGCCACTCAGTGCGTGCAGGTGAAGAACGTGGTGAAGACCTCTCCTCAGACTTTGTCCAATCTCTGCCTCAAGATCAACGCCAAACTGGGAGGAATCAACAACGTGCTGGTGCCACATCAAAG GCCCTCGGTGTTCCAGCAGCCGGTCATCTTCCTAGGGGCAGACGTCACTCACCCCCCAGCGGGCGATGGGAAGAAGCCATCCATCGCGGCTGTGGTAGGAAGCATGGACGGCCACCCCAGTCGCTACTGTGCCACTGTGCGGGTGCAGACCTCACGCCAGGACCTGTCACAGGAACAGCTTTTCAGCCAGGAGGTCATCCAGGACCTTACGAACATGGTGCGAGAGCTGCTCATTCAGTTCTACAAGTCGACCCGCTTTAAGCCGACACGCATAATCTATTACCGTGGAGGAGTGTCTGAGGGACAGATGAAGCAG GTTGCGTGGCCGGAGCTGATAGCCATCAGGAAAGCATGCATCAGCCTAGAGGAGGACTACAGGCCGGGAATCACCTATATTGTAGTGCAGAAACGGCATCACACTCGACTGTTTTGCTCTGACAAAGCCGAGCGG GTGGGAAAGAGTGGCAATGTCCCAGCAGGCACTACGGTAGACAGCACCATCACACACCCCTCAGAGTTTGACTTTTATCTTTGCAGCCACGCTGGTATCCAG GGCACAAGCCGCCCCTCTCACTATCACGTCTTGTGGGATGACAACTGTTTTACGGCCGACGAACTCCAGCTCTTGACTTACCAGCTGTGCCACACCTACGTGCGCTGCACTCGCTCCGTCTCTATCCCTGCACCAGCCTACTATGCTCGGCTTGTGGCATTCCGTGCCCGCTACCACTTAGTGGACAAAGACCAtgacag TGCCGAGGGCAGTCACGTATCAGGACAGAGTAACGGCCGAGACCCTCAGGCCCTGGCTAAGGCGGTCCAGATTCACTATGACACCCAGCACACCATGTACTTCGCCTGA
- the ago4 gene encoding protein argonaute-4 isoform X3 translates to MEALGPGPPAPTSLFQPPRRPGLGTVGKPIRLLANHFQVQIPKIDVYHYDIDIKPEKRPRRVNREVVDTMVRHFKMQIFGDRQPGYDGKRNMYTAHPLPIGRDRVDLEVTLPGEGKDQTFKVSLQWVSVVSLQMLLEALSGHLNEVPEDSVQALDVITRHLPSMRYTPVGRSFFSPPEGYYHPLGGGREVWFGFHQSVRPAMWNMMLNIDVSATAFYRAQPVIEFMCEVLDIQNINEQTKPLTDSQRVKFTKEIRGLKVEVTHCGQMKRKYRVCNVTRRPASHQTFPLQLENGQAMECTVAQYFKQKYSLQLKYPHLPCLQVGQEQKHTYLPLEVCNIVAGQRCIKKLTDNQTSTMIKATARSAPDRQEEISRLVKSNSMVGGPDPYLKEFGIVVHNDMTEVTGRVLPAPMLQYGGRGLSPQNKTVATPNQGVWDMRGKQFYAGIEIKVWAVACFAPQKQCREDLLKSFTDQLRKISKDAGMPIQGQPCFCKYAQGADSVEPMFKHLKMSYVGLQLIVVILPGKTPVYAEVKRVGDTLLGMATQCVQVKNVVKTSPQTLSNLCLKINAKLGGINNVLVPHQRPSVFQQPVIFLGADVTHPPAGDGKKPSIAAVVGSMDGHPSRYCATVRVQTSRQDLSQEQLFSQEVIQDLTNMVRELLIQFYKSTRFKPTRIIYYRGGVSEGQMKQVAWPELIAIRKACISLEEDYRPGITYIVVQKRHHTRLFCSDKAERVGKSGNVPAGTTVDSTITHPSEFDFYLCSHAGIQGTSRPSHYHVLWDDNCFTADELQLLTYQLCHTYVRCTRSVSIPAPAYYARLVAFRARYHLVDKDHDSAEGSHVSGQSNGRDPQALAKAVQIHYDTQHTMYFA, encoded by the exons ATGGAAGCGCTCGGACCCG GCCCGCCTGCCCCTACCTCTCTCTTCCAGCCACCACGCCGGCCCGGCTTGGGTACGGTGGGGAAGCCGATTCGCCTGCTGGCCAATCACTTCCAGGTGCAGATCCCCAAGATTGACGTCTACCATTATGACATCGACATTAAGCCAGAAAAGCGACCTCGCAGGGTCAACAG AGAGGTCGTGGACACAATGGTCAGACATTTTAAGATGCAGATCTTTGGGGACCGGCAGCCTGGTTATGATGGCAAGAGGAACATGTACACGGCTCATCCGCTTCCCATCGGAAGAGACCGG GTGGATCTGGAGGTGACGTTGCCAGGTGAGGGGAAGGATCAGACCTTCAAGGTGTCTCTGCAGTGGGTTTCAGTTGTAAGTCTGCAGATGCTCCTGGAAGCTCTGTCCGGGCACCTGAACGAGGTTCCAGAGGATTCCGTACAGGCGCTGGATGTCATCACTCGCCATCTCCCCTCCATGCG GTACACTCCAGTGGGTCGCTCCTTTTTCTCTCCACCAGAAGGTTACTATCACCCACTGGGCGGTGGGAGAGAGGTGTGGTTCGGGTTCCATCAGTCCGTCCGTCCAGCAATGTGGAACATGATGCTCAACATTGATG TGTCGGCCACGGCCTTCTACCGAGCCCAGCCTGTCATCGAGTTCATGTGTGAGGTCTTGGACATCCAGAACATCAACGAGCAGACCAAGCCCCTTACAGATTCGCAACGTGTCAAGTTCACCAAGGAGATCcgag gACTGAAAGTGGAGGTCACACACTGTGGTCAGATGAAGAGGAAGTACCGTGTGTGCAATGTCACACGTCGCCCAGCCAGCCATCAGAC ATTTCCTTTGCAGCTTGAGAACGGACAAGCTATGGAGTGCACAGTCGCTCAGTATTTCAAACAAAAGTACAGCCTGCAGCTCAAATACCCCCATCTGCCCTGCCTCCAGGTGGGGCAGGAACAGAAGCACACCTACCTGCCCCTTGAA gtttgtaacatagTTGCAGGACAGCGCTGCATAAAGAAACTAACAGATAATCAGACCTCAACTATGATCAAAGCTACGGCCCGCTCAGCCCCAGACCGACAGGAAGAGATCAGCAGACTG GTCAAAAGCAACAGCATGGTGGGCGGGCCCGACCCTTACCTGAAAGAATTTGGCATCGTGGTACATAATGACATGACAGAGGTGACTGGGCGGGTACTCCCAGCGCCCATGCTTCAATATGGGGGCCGG GGACTCTCTCCCCAGAACAAGACGGTGGCAACACCCAACCAGGGTGTCTGGGACATGAGGGGAAAGCAGTTTTACGCGGGTATTGAGATCAAGGTGTGGGCTGTGGCCTGCTTCGCCCCTCAAAAACAATGCAGAGAGGATCTTCTCAA GAGTTTCACCGACCAGCTTCGCAAGATTTCCAAGGATGCAGGGATGCCCATCCAAGGCCAGCCCTGCTTCTGCAAGTACGCCCAGGGGGCAGACAGTGTTGAGCCCATGTTCAAACATCTAAAGATGTCTTACGTGGGTCTACAGCTCATTGTGGTCATTCTGCCTGGGAAAACACCCGTCTATG CGGAGGTCAAACGTGTGGGAGATACTCTTTTGGGAATGGCCACTCAGTGCGTGCAGGTGAAGAACGTGGTGAAGACCTCTCCTCAGACTTTGTCCAATCTCTGCCTCAAGATCAACGCCAAACTGGGAGGAATCAACAACGTGCTGGTGCCACATCAAAG GCCCTCGGTGTTCCAGCAGCCGGTCATCTTCCTAGGGGCAGACGTCACTCACCCCCCAGCGGGCGATGGGAAGAAGCCATCCATCGCGGCTGTGGTAGGAAGCATGGACGGCCACCCCAGTCGCTACTGTGCCACTGTGCGGGTGCAGACCTCACGCCAGGACCTGTCACAGGAACAGCTTTTCAGCCAGGAGGTCATCCAGGACCTTACGAACATGGTGCGAGAGCTGCTCATTCAGTTCTACAAGTCGACCCGCTTTAAGCCGACACGCATAATCTATTACCGTGGAGGAGTGTCTGAGGGACAGATGAAGCAG GTTGCGTGGCCGGAGCTGATAGCCATCAGGAAAGCATGCATCAGCCTAGAGGAGGACTACAGGCCGGGAATCACCTATATTGTAGTGCAGAAACGGCATCACACTCGACTGTTTTGCTCTGACAAAGCCGAGCGG GTGGGAAAGAGTGGCAATGTCCCAGCAGGCACTACGGTAGACAGCACCATCACACACCCCTCAGAGTTTGACTTTTATCTTTGCAGCCACGCTGGTATCCAG GGCACAAGCCGCCCCTCTCACTATCACGTCTTGTGGGATGACAACTGTTTTACGGCCGACGAACTCCAGCTCTTGACTTACCAGCTGTGCCACACCTACGTGCGCTGCACTCGCTCCGTCTCTATCCCTGCACCAGCCTACTATGCTCGGCTTGTGGCATTCCGTGCCCGCTACCACTTAGTGGACAAAGACCAtgacag TGCCGAGGGCAGTCACGTATCAGGACAGAGTAACGGCCGAGACCCTCAGGCCCTGGCTAAGGCGGTCCAGATTCACTATGACACCCAGCACACCATGTACTTCGCCTGA
- the ago4 gene encoding protein argonaute-4 isoform X2 encodes MEALGPGPPAPTSLFQPPRRPGLGTVGKPIRLLANHFQVQIPKIDVYHYDIDIKPEKRPRRVNREVVDTMVRHFKMQIFGDRQPGYDGKRNMYTAHPLPIGRDRVDLEVTLPGEGKDQTFKVSLQWVSVVSLQMLLEALSGHLNEVPEDSVQALDVITRHLPSMRYTPVGRSFFSPPEGYYHPLGGGREVWFGFHQSVRPAMWNMMLNIDVSATAFYRAQPVIEFMCEVLDIQNINEQTKPLTDSQRVKFTKEIRGLKVEVTHCGQMKRKYRVCNVTRRPASHQTFPLQLENGQAMECTVAQYFKQKYSLQLKYPHLPCLQVGQEQKHTYLPLEVCNIVAGQRCIKKLTDNQTSTMIKATARSAPDRQEEISRLVKSNSMVGGPDPYLKEFGIVVHNDMTEVTGRVLPAPMLQYGGRVSTDTGRDCSRNKTVATPNQGVWDMRGKQFYAGIEIKVWAVACFAPQKQCREDLLKSFTDQLRKISKDAGMPIQGQPCFCKYAQGADSVEPMFKHLKMSYVGLQLIVVILPGKTPVYAEVKRVGDTLLGMATQCVQVKNVVKTSPQTLSNLCLKINAKLGGINNVLVPHQRPSVFQQPVIFLGADVTHPPAGDGKKPSIAAVVGSMDGHPSRYCATVRVQTSRQDLSQEQLFSQEVIQDLTNMVRELLIQFYKSTRFKPTRIIYYRGGVSEGQMKQVAWPELIAIRKACISLEEDYRPGITYIVVQKRHHTRLFCSDKAERVGKSGNVPAGTTVDSTITHPSEFDFYLCSHAGIQGTSRPSHYHVLWDDNCFTADELQLLTYQLCHTYVRCTRSVSIPAPAYYARLVAFRARYHLVDKDHDSAEGSHVSGQSNGRDPQALAKAVQIHYDTQHTMYFA; translated from the exons ATGGAAGCGCTCGGACCCG GCCCGCCTGCCCCTACCTCTCTCTTCCAGCCACCACGCCGGCCCGGCTTGGGTACGGTGGGGAAGCCGATTCGCCTGCTGGCCAATCACTTCCAGGTGCAGATCCCCAAGATTGACGTCTACCATTATGACATCGACATTAAGCCAGAAAAGCGACCTCGCAGGGTCAACAG AGAGGTCGTGGACACAATGGTCAGACATTTTAAGATGCAGATCTTTGGGGACCGGCAGCCTGGTTATGATGGCAAGAGGAACATGTACACGGCTCATCCGCTTCCCATCGGAAGAGACCGG GTGGATCTGGAGGTGACGTTGCCAGGTGAGGGGAAGGATCAGACCTTCAAGGTGTCTCTGCAGTGGGTTTCAGTTGTAAGTCTGCAGATGCTCCTGGAAGCTCTGTCCGGGCACCTGAACGAGGTTCCAGAGGATTCCGTACAGGCGCTGGATGTCATCACTCGCCATCTCCCCTCCATGCG GTACACTCCAGTGGGTCGCTCCTTTTTCTCTCCACCAGAAGGTTACTATCACCCACTGGGCGGTGGGAGAGAGGTGTGGTTCGGGTTCCATCAGTCCGTCCGTCCAGCAATGTGGAACATGATGCTCAACATTGATG TGTCGGCCACGGCCTTCTACCGAGCCCAGCCTGTCATCGAGTTCATGTGTGAGGTCTTGGACATCCAGAACATCAACGAGCAGACCAAGCCCCTTACAGATTCGCAACGTGTCAAGTTCACCAAGGAGATCcgag gACTGAAAGTGGAGGTCACACACTGTGGTCAGATGAAGAGGAAGTACCGTGTGTGCAATGTCACACGTCGCCCAGCCAGCCATCAGAC ATTTCCTTTGCAGCTTGAGAACGGACAAGCTATGGAGTGCACAGTCGCTCAGTATTTCAAACAAAAGTACAGCCTGCAGCTCAAATACCCCCATCTGCCCTGCCTCCAGGTGGGGCAGGAACAGAAGCACACCTACCTGCCCCTTGAA gtttgtaacatagTTGCAGGACAGCGCTGCATAAAGAAACTAACAGATAATCAGACCTCAACTATGATCAAAGCTACGGCCCGCTCAGCCCCAGACCGACAGGAAGAGATCAGCAGACTG GTCAAAAGCAACAGCATGGTGGGCGGGCCCGACCCTTACCTGAAAGAATTTGGCATCGTGGTACATAATGACATGACAGAGGTGACTGGGCGGGTACTCCCAGCGCCCATGCTTCAATATGGGGGCCGGGTGAGTACAGACACTGGGAGGGACTGTAGCAGG AACAAGACGGTGGCAACACCCAACCAGGGTGTCTGGGACATGAGGGGAAAGCAGTTTTACGCGGGTATTGAGATCAAGGTGTGGGCTGTGGCCTGCTTCGCCCCTCAAAAACAATGCAGAGAGGATCTTCTCAA GAGTTTCACCGACCAGCTTCGCAAGATTTCCAAGGATGCAGGGATGCCCATCCAAGGCCAGCCCTGCTTCTGCAAGTACGCCCAGGGGGCAGACAGTGTTGAGCCCATGTTCAAACATCTAAAGATGTCTTACGTGGGTCTACAGCTCATTGTGGTCATTCTGCCTGGGAAAACACCCGTCTATG CGGAGGTCAAACGTGTGGGAGATACTCTTTTGGGAATGGCCACTCAGTGCGTGCAGGTGAAGAACGTGGTGAAGACCTCTCCTCAGACTTTGTCCAATCTCTGCCTCAAGATCAACGCCAAACTGGGAGGAATCAACAACGTGCTGGTGCCACATCAAAG GCCCTCGGTGTTCCAGCAGCCGGTCATCTTCCTAGGGGCAGACGTCACTCACCCCCCAGCGGGCGATGGGAAGAAGCCATCCATCGCGGCTGTGGTAGGAAGCATGGACGGCCACCCCAGTCGCTACTGTGCCACTGTGCGGGTGCAGACCTCACGCCAGGACCTGTCACAGGAACAGCTTTTCAGCCAGGAGGTCATCCAGGACCTTACGAACATGGTGCGAGAGCTGCTCATTCAGTTCTACAAGTCGACCCGCTTTAAGCCGACACGCATAATCTATTACCGTGGAGGAGTGTCTGAGGGACAGATGAAGCAG GTTGCGTGGCCGGAGCTGATAGCCATCAGGAAAGCATGCATCAGCCTAGAGGAGGACTACAGGCCGGGAATCACCTATATTGTAGTGCAGAAACGGCATCACACTCGACTGTTTTGCTCTGACAAAGCCGAGCGG GTGGGAAAGAGTGGCAATGTCCCAGCAGGCACTACGGTAGACAGCACCATCACACACCCCTCAGAGTTTGACTTTTATCTTTGCAGCCACGCTGGTATCCAG GGCACAAGCCGCCCCTCTCACTATCACGTCTTGTGGGATGACAACTGTTTTACGGCCGACGAACTCCAGCTCTTGACTTACCAGCTGTGCCACACCTACGTGCGCTGCACTCGCTCCGTCTCTATCCCTGCACCAGCCTACTATGCTCGGCTTGTGGCATTCCGTGCCCGCTACCACTTAGTGGACAAAGACCAtgacag TGCCGAGGGCAGTCACGTATCAGGACAGAGTAACGGCCGAGACCCTCAGGCCCTGGCTAAGGCGGTCCAGATTCACTATGACACCCAGCACACCATGTACTTCGCCTGA